The window CTACTCATACCTATTTTTTCTACAATATATTCCATTGTTTTACCCCTTATTTGCCCATCGCGTGAACTTCAACGTTGACTTCCGGAGCCAAATCAAGCTTAGTTAGCGAATCAACCGTGTCCGGAGTCGCCGCTACGATATCTAGCATACGAGCGTGGATCTTCATCTCAAACTGCTCTCTAGAGTCCTTATTTACGTGTGGAGATCTTAAAACTGTGTAGCGCTTGATCTTTGTGGGCATAGGAACAGGGCCTCTTACATCCGCACCCGTTCTTTTGACGGCTTCTACTATGGCCGCAACCGTGCGATCTAAAACTCTATGGTCATATGCCTTGAGTTTCAACCTAATTTTTTGCATCTGCTTTTCCTTAAAAAGAACTTGTCGCAACGCGCGACCTTTTGTTTCAAACAAAAGACGCACATTATATAAAAGCGCTCCCTTTTTGTCAAGAAAATAGCCAAATTTTATTGAAATATTTCCTTTTAATAAGGAAAGATATATAGAATTTCGAAAATTTTTAGAGTGTCGAAAAATTTCAATACAAAAATTTTGGATAAATTTAAACAGATATAAAAATTCCATAGGATTTTTCGGATTTATTTCCTTTTAATAAGGAAAATTTTAAAATACTCGCCATGAATGATCTAAAATTTTTTTACGAAAACCCGCCGGAATTTATGGGCTTTATTCCGCGCAAAAGAGGTATCGGCTCTGCCAAAACCATAATCTACGGAGTGCTAAATTCCGGCAAAAGCGCCGTGCTGAAAAATGAAATTTCGGAACTTAAAAAAGATGAAATTTTGTACCTAAATTTAGCCGATCTACGCCTTGAAGAGGCGGTAGCGAATGATGGAATTTTTGTGGCTAGAAATAGTGCGGACAATACAAAGGCTAGCGCAGCAAATGAATATGAAATAAGTAGAGAAGCTACGTTAGACGCGGAAATTTCGGATACGGGCGAATTTTACCGCGCCGCCGTAAAAAATACAGATACAAAAAACGCAAGCGCAAATGGCTCAAACAACGCAAAAAATGCGGAGTCCGATGGCGCAAAAAGCAGGAGCGAGAATTTCTTCCGCGAGATCAAAGAATTTTTAGCCGCCAACGAGCAAATTTCATCGCTTTTTTTGGATAATTTTAGTAGCGCCGATTTTGAAATTTCATCGCTTCAAAGCTTCGCTGGGGGGCTAAATTTAAAGCGTTTTATCATCTCTACTCGCGATAAAGAGTTGGTCCTGCCGGGCTTTGAGCGGCTTGAGCTTTTGCCGCTTTCATTTGAAGAATTTATCGCCTTCGATAAGCGCCACAACGAGATAAACTCGATGATTTCGGCGTTTTTAGCCCAAGGCGGCGGCGCAAAAAATCCCTTCATAGCGCCTGCCGAAATTTTAGAATTCGAGCAGAGTCTGCTTACGGCAAACTTTAGCCGCACGGAAATTTTAATCCTCAAAGAGTGCCTAAGCTTCGTCCACGCCGCATTTAGCGCAAATAAAATTTACACCGCGCTAAAGCCGCGCATCAAGATCTCCAAAGACGCCGTATACGGCACTATCGCCAAACTTGAGCGGGAAAATTTCATCAGATTTTTAAGCAAGGTGGGCGAGCCCGCGCGCGCAAAAAAACTATATTTTTCGCATTTTAATATGCGCGAAATTTTAACGAGCAAAAAGGACTTCTCCAAAAAATTTGCCAACGTCCTTTTCTGCGAGCTTTTGGGGCTAAATACGTCGATTTTTTATACAAAAGAGCTGGATTTTTACCTGCCCGCTCTAAAAATGGGGGTTCTCGTCATCCCATTCAGCGACGCCGACATTATCTTTTTAAAATTCCGCAAAATTTTAAGCGCGCTCAAGAGGCTCGGCATCACAAGCCTAAAGGTCGTTTCTATGGCAAACTCCGGCAGGCTCGAGATCGAGGGGATGCGCTGCGATGTCGTGCCGTTTCATGAGTTCGTGCTTAGCTTCTAATTATTGACATTTCATATCATAAAATATAAATTTTATGATATAATTTTGGCAAACCCATATCAATTACGCAAGGGAAAGCCGATGATCAAATTAAAAGACAAACTCATTTATGAAACGCTAAAACTGGTCGAATCACAAGGTAAAGGGGGACTTTTATGTCGCAATAAGCAAAGCGATGCGGAGTTTATGAGTCCCGTAAACGAATTCGCAGCTGCGAGTGGGCGCAACTACACCTCGGTCAAATCGACTCTTGATATAATTCATAAAAACTGGGGCTATTTGCAGCGCGAAAGCATTAAGGACACGGGACTTGATGCGGGCAAGGCGTCGAAGATTTTCATCTACCGCCTATGCGAGTCAGGGCGAAGCTTTATCGAAAAATACGAAAAGGCGCTCGTCCAAAACGCCGACAAATAGCCCAAAATTAAAAATTTTAAGCGCCAATTAGATAGAATTCTTTAATTTCACGTAGCGCGACAGAATTTCGTTTTTATGCGACTCGCCTTAAAAAAGGAGATGAAAATGCTGGATTTTATAGTAAAAATGTTCGCCTGGAAAGCTGAGTGGGAGGTAAAAAAGGAATATGACAAAGAATTTGGCGATCTATCCTCCATGCGATCAATCTTGCGCTTTATAATACTTCTTGTCATACTTGGCATTTTGATTAAATTTCAATTAAGCGTATGAAAGATACATTTTTAGACATTGCGCTCGTTTTATTAGGCATTGCTATGCTCGTCACAATGCGACAAAAATCTTTATTAAAATTTACAATCTTCGTCGTGATTTTAGCGCTCGCCAGAGAGTTAATCATCAGATTTTATGCCTAGTTTCGGCCAAACCGACGCGGATGGAATTTAAAATTTAAACAACAAAATGACGGCGCGACGGAATTCGGCTGGTGCAAATTTTAAATTTCGCCGTAACCACACTATGCTTTTATCGTCGTTAGTAAATTCTACCGTGCTTCAAGAATTGTCGCATCTACAAATCTAGCCTTTATCGTCAATGATAGATTTTACCCGCGGCGAGGATTTGCGCTTGATACCGCGCTTTTTGTTATTAGTGGCGCAATTTCGCTCGTGCAAATGTGACGGAATTTCACTCGTGTGAACACGGCGGATCTTTTGCGGTGGCAGCAAAATTTATAAACCGAATGAGCGGGTTAGAGCGTAAATTTTATAACGCTATAACGCTTAAATTCCGCAGAAGCCTAAATTAGCGCAATGCAAGCGCAGAATTCAATCAAAAAATTTCAAACTTAGTAGTAAAATTCCGCGCACCAAAATTTTAAAATTTTATTTCATAAAATTCCGAGATTTAGGAATTAAATTTTGCAATGAGACGGCAAATTTTACTTCGCAATTAAAATTCTCACCCAAACCATCCCCGAAAATTCTAAAATTTCATCATCATAAAATTTTAAAATTCCAATGTTGTATTGTAAATCTATTATTTTATAAAACGGAGTGAAAAGCGAAATCTTGCATAAATCGCACTCGAAAATTTCACGGATTCTCGCACAAACCGGCTCGAAATTTCGCCCTGCCTACTCCACGTATCCGATAAATTCGCCATCGAAAGTATGCCTAACGTCGCCGCGAAAGTAAATTTTACCTCCATCTCCTAAGCGCAAATTTAGCATTTCGCCGCTTGCAGGTATCACGCGGATATCGGGAGCTAGCCCCATATTTTCGACGCCTGCGATGAAGCATGCTGCCATCCCCGTACCGCATGCGAGAGTTTCTGCCTCTACGCCACGCTCAAAGGTGCGCACCTTTAAAATTTTGCTTGCGAGGCGACTTTGAACTAACGCATAATTAACGTTAGCGTTATACTTCTCGCGCAGATCGCGGGCCAATGCGGCATCGAACTCATTTAAATCACTAACAAAAGTTACCAAATGCGGCACTCCTGTGTTATAAAAATACCACGTTAGCCCTGCCTCCTCAAAGCTTTCGCCCAGGCGCTTAGGACGAGTTAACATTACCTCGACGTTAGCTACTAACGCGTGAGCGTTAGGGCGAAGATTGAAAATCTCGCCGAAGCTTACATTGCGTAGCTCACCTCGCATGCTCTCGCTCAAATTTCCGCCGAAAATACCGAAAATTTCACCGCTAATTACACCTGCGCCGCTTAGGAATTTCATGCTCTGCCCGGCCAAAAAATTCTCATACGCATACATGCATACCGCGCGCGAGCCATTGCCGCACATATCGGCGCTGCTGCCGTCGCTATTGTAAAATTCCCACTCGAAATTTATCCCCTCGATACCGTTAAATTTCGGTAGTACGACGATGAGGCCGTCGGCGCCCACCCCATCACGCCTATCGCATAGCTCACGCGCTAGCTTGGATCTATCCGCCTTAACAGAATCCGTAAAAATCACGAAATCATTTCCGCTCGCATTATATTTTGAAATTTTCATTATCTACCTCGCAAATTTTAAAATTACTAACGCTGCTCACTAACGCTTTATTAAAATTTTACTTCTATCTAAATTTAAGCGCATCGCTTATTTATAGGCTTTACTAAGACTAAAGTTACTAACTATCTTCTTTCGTAAGCCCATTTTGTTATGCGTTTTTCGCGCTTGATGTTAGAGCCTACCTCATAGCCTTTAAATGCTCGCAAGCATCAAATCTTCCGAGCTTGCAAGCCTTTTCATAAAACTCGCGCGCCTTCTTTTTATCTTTCGCTACGCCCCAGCCCTTTTCGTATTGATATGCTAAATTTGAGCAGGCTAGCGGTTCGTCGCTTTTTTCGCACGCCTCGCTAAAATACTTCGCAGCAAGCGCGTGATCCTTTTGACCGCCGTCGCCTTTAAAATACGTGACGCCCAAATTTACGCACGAATCCACGTGTCCTTGCTCGCAAGCTCTCGTAAAAAATGCCCTGGCCCTATCCACGTCCTTTTTCACGCCTTCGCCGAGAGCATAGCTAAGCCCTAGGTTGTGGCATGCCTCTAGCTGCCCCATCTTGCAAGCCTTAATCAAAAGCTCGATCGCCTTTTTCACGTCGGGATAGACGCCGAGCCCCTTTTTATAGTTGTATGCAAGGCTCGCGCACCCCTCGCTGCTGTTTTTCTTGCAGGCGTCGCTGAAAAGCTCATTCGCCCTCTTGCGATCCTGCGCCACCCCCTGCCCGTCGTTGTAGAGCAGCCCCAAATAGACACAGCCCTTCTGCTCGCCGAGCTTGCACGCCCTGTCGTAATAGCGCGCGGCCTGCCCGAAGCTTCTATTTGAGTCGTATGCATAGCCCAAATTTGCGCAATCCAGCGCGTTTTCCTCGCCGCCAGCGTCGCAGTTGCGCTGTAGCTCATTTATCACGCGGTTTAGTTTTTTACAATCCATCTCGCTCCCAGCGGCGCAGCCCTTCCTTAGATCGTCGATCTCCGCCGCAGCGCCCGTCGCAAATAGCACGGAGAGCAAAACCGTTCGCGCCGTAAATTTCAACCACTCTTTAAGCGGCGCACTTTTAAAATTTTGAAATTTAGCGCCCTTTTGGGCACAGCTACCGATCCTCATCATCTCTCCTTTATTTTTAGTCTCATCTCAATTTGCGTAGAAATTTTATGCAACCGCGCAAGGGCTAAATTTCATATTCTAGCTCTTTTAAAAATCTCTCCACTGCGGCCTCAAGCGCGGCAAGATCGCCTCCGTTATCTATCACAAAGTCCGCCATGGCACGCTTTTGCTCGATATCTATTTGCAGCTCCACGCGGTGCTTTGCAGCGGCATGATCGAGCCCGTTTCGCTTCATCACGCGCGAAACCAGCGTATCTTTTGGCGCATAAACGACTGCCACTTTGTCGAAAAACTCATATCTCTTGCCCTCGAAAAACAGCGGAATATCGACGAAATAAAGCCTTCCTTTCGCTTCCAAATCCCGCGCCTGCGATAAAATTTCAGCCGTTATCTTCGGATGCAGTAGAGCTTCTAGCTTTGCGAGCTCCACAGGGTCTTTAAACACCAGCTCGCCTAGCTTTTTACGATCTACCGAAACGCAGGGCGCGGACGAAATTTCCTCGCCTGAACTAACGCTAAATTCCGCGTGCGAACCCAAATTTTTAGCTTTAACGCCTTTTTGCACGACGTATTGCGCGCCGAAAATTTCAGCCACCTGTGCGGCGCAGCGATCCAAAGCATCATGCGAAATCTTATCGGCGTCGATGATCTCAAATCCGCGATCACGAAGCAGCTCGCAAACCGCGCTCTTACCGCTACCGATGCTGCCCGTGATGACGACGGCGTGTTTAAATTTCAAGGTGAGCCTTTATAGCGTTTTTATTCGATTTTAGCTAAAATCTGCGAAATTATACCATCTTGGAGGATAAAATTTGATAAGCTACAAAGACGCGGGCGTCGATATAGACGCGGGAAATGACTTCGTAAACGCGATAAAACCGTTTGTCAAAGCGACGCAAACTCCGCACGTTTTAGGCGGTATCGGCTCGTTTTCGGGTGCGGTAAGGCTGCCTGCAGGCTATAAAAAACCCGCGATCCTAGGCGCCACCGACGGCGTGGGCACAAAGCTGCGACTCGCGATCGACGCGCGTAAATTTGACGGCGTAGGCCAAGATCTCGTCGCGATGTGTGTGAATGATCTCATATGCAACTTCGCCGAGCCGCTATTTTTCCTCGACTACTACGCGACGGCGAAGCTCGAGATTGCGGATGCCAAAGAGGTAGTAAAAAGCATCGCCGAAGGCTGCAAACTCGCCCGCTGCGCGCTTATCGGCGGCGAAACGGCGGAGATGCCCTCGATGTATGAAAAGGGCGACTTCGACCTAGCGGGCTTTGCCGTGGGTATCGCCGAAGAGGACGAGATCGACCGCAGCAAGTTCGTGCGCGAGGGCGATGTGCTCATCGCGCTTCCTAGCAGCGGCCTGCACTCAAACGGCTTCTCGCTCGCGCGAAAAGTAATCGCCGAGCTGGGGCTAAAATTTGACGACAAGATAGGCGATCGCGCGCTCATCGACGTGCTTTTGCGGCCGACCAGGATTTACGTCGGAGAGTTTTTAAATTTAAAAGACAAGATCCACGCACTCGCGCACATCACGGGCGGGGGTATCGTGGAAAACTTGCCGCGAGTATTTCCGGAGGGGCTGGGTGCAAAGATCGAGCATACAGCGATCCGCACGCCCGAAATCTTTAAAATCATCGCACAAAAGGTGGAACCATCAGAGATGATGAGGACATTTAATATGGGCGTTGGTATGATCGTCGTAGCTCCGAAAGAAAACGCGGACTTCGTGCTGGCAAACACCGATGGCTACGTTATCGGCGAGATCGTAAAAGGCGGGGGCGTGCAGCTGGTGTAAATTTGAAGCGGTAAAATTTGCCGCTTTTTGCCAAGGCAGAATTTATGTTTAGACTAAATTTTAAAGCAGGTATCGTGACCGCTTCCAAAAACAGCGCCGAAAATTATTATATGATAGGCCTTGCGGACGATAAGTACGACTATAAAAACTATCTGCTTTTCCAAAGACCCATCAAGCTCGGGCGGTATGAGGACGCAGACTCACCGCACAACGGCTTATACGCCAAGTGTAGGCGACGTATGTTTAACGGCTGCAAAGCAGTGAAAATAACTAGCGAGCTTATCGTTTTTGAGGTCCAAGATAGCGTCATCACCGTGGATATCCGTGGCGTTAAAATTCCTAAACGCTTCATGCAGTATTACAAAGAAATTTTCGGCGATCTACTTAGCATCGAGGGATAAATTTAAATGCACCAGCGGCACGCAAAATTTAGCAAGCATGCCGAAAATCTACTCGGGGATACTACTCCGCGTCCTTTGCGTCCGCTTTTTCGATGAGACTTTTATACTCGTCCTGGCTTAGATGCTCCATCCACGTTACGTTTTTGCCGTCCTTTTCAAAGGTTACTGCGATATGCTCGCCGTCTTCTTGCAGTCCGGCTCCGTGCCAATGTTTGACGCCAGGCGGACAGAGCACTACGTCGCCAGCACGAGCGATTTGTACGACTCCGTCCGCCGTGCCGGTGTAAATTTTACCCTGCGTTACGATTAAATTTTGCCCCGCCGGATGCGTGTGCCATGCCGTGCGTACTCCACGCGGGAAATGCACTAGTGCTGCTCCTGCGTTTGCATAAGGCGTTGCGCCGAAAAGCAGCGTGACTTTCGGCAGACCGCCTGCAAAAATTTTATCGCTCACCTTGTCATAGACGGCGAGATTTTCCTTTTTAACCAAAACTTGCTTTTCCTGCATCTTTTCTCCTTTGTTAATATTTTTGTCGTTCAGTAATCCCTTTAAATACCAGAAATAACGCAAAATTTTATAAATTTACGTTAAAATTTAAATACAAAAAGCAACCGGACCATTAAAGACTTTTTAAAATCCCCCTTGCATTTTGCGCTTTCGCTTCGCCCACACATTCACCTAAAATTTTAAAAATTCTCTCGAATTGCTCGTCTCTTACGCCTAAATTTCTAGCTCCGCCCAGATGCGATTTTAGCTGCATATTGACGCCATTTAGCGCCGCTAGTGTTGAGACGGTGATAATCTCGCGCTCTAAAAAACCTAAATTATCCCTGCTAAAAAGATAGCCGAAAAGATAGGCCTTCAGTCCGTGATCGACCGCGGGTGCGTCAAAAAGTACCGTACCAGAATAATCGCTCCCAAAGATGTATTTTTGCGTCTGCTCGCCAAGCGCGTAGAAATCGGTATCCGCAAGGGGCGTCGCGTCCCTGTCCGCCTCGTCTTTTATGCCCGCCGCCTCGCGCTCTTTTATGAAATCGTTAAAAACCAAAAGCCCGTTTAGCCCCATCGGAAAGCCGATGTAGGCGCTTTGATGCGACAGCGCCTCTCTGATCTCGCTCACGCTAAGCCCTGCTTTTAGAGCGTTTTGCAGCGCGCCTTTTAGTTTGTCCGCATCGCCCGCCGCCGCATAAGCAGCCATGCTAACGAGCGCTAGCTGTTTGTCGCTAAGTGCTCCGTTTAGCTTTGCCGCGCGCGGAAGCTCGTTAAAATTCACCATCGTTTGTTCCTTTGCCGTGTTTAAATTTAAAGCGACTTGAGCTACTGAAATAATCCAAAATTTTCATCTTTGCTCCTTTTTTTTGGTAAGGCTCGTCTTGCAACTTGCATACGAGCGCCAATAAAGTAAAAATCATTCAAAGCCGCTCGCAAAGTAGACCGCTTAACGAAATGCAAAACTATTTATTTCGCTTATCAAACGCCGACGCCGTCGCGTCCTTAAAGTCCATCGCCTCTCCTGCGATGCTTCTTG is drawn from Campylobacter sp. and contains these coding sequences:
- the rpsJ gene encoding 30S ribosomal protein S10; translation: MQKIRLKLKAYDHRVLDRTVAAIVEAVKRTGADVRGPVPMPTKIKRYTVLRSPHVNKDSREQFEMKIHARMLDIVAATPDTVDSLTKLDLAPEVNVEVHAMGK
- the dapF gene encoding diaminopimelate epimerase, with amino-acid sequence MKISKYNASGNDFVIFTDSVKADRSKLARELCDRRDGVGADGLIVVLPKFNGIEGINFEWEFYNSDGSSADMCGNGSRAVCMYAYENFLAGQSMKFLSGAGVISGEIFGIFGGNLSESMRGELRNVSFGEIFNLRPNAHALVANVEVMLTRPKRLGESFEEAGLTWYFYNTGVPHLVTFVSDLNEFDAALARDLREKYNANVNYALVQSRLASKILKVRTFERGVEAETLACGTGMAACFIAGVENMGLAPDIRVIPASGEMLNLRLGDGGKIYFRGDVRHTFDGEFIGYVE
- a CDS encoding tetratricopeptide repeat protein — protein: MRIGSCAQKGAKFQNFKSAPLKEWLKFTARTVLLSVLFATGAAAEIDDLRKGCAAGSEMDCKKLNRVINELQRNCDAGGEENALDCANLGYAYDSNRSFGQAARYYDRACKLGEQKGCVYLGLLYNDGQGVAQDRKRANELFSDACKKNSSEGCASLAYNYKKGLGVYPDVKKAIELLIKACKMGQLEACHNLGLSYALGEGVKKDVDRARAFFTRACEQGHVDSCVNLGVTYFKGDGGQKDHALAAKYFSEACEKSDEPLACSNLAYQYEKGWGVAKDKKKAREFYEKACKLGRFDACEHLKAMR
- the coaE gene encoding dephospho-CoA kinase (Dephospho-CoA kinase (CoaE) performs the final step in coenzyme A biosynthesis.); this encodes MKFKHAVVITGSIGSGKSAVCELLRDRGFEIIDADKISHDALDRCAAQVAEIFGAQYVVQKGVKAKNLGSHAEFSVSSGEEISSAPCVSVDRKKLGELVFKDPVELAKLEALLHPKITAEILSQARDLEAKGRLYFVDIPLFFEGKRYEFFDKVAVVYAPKDTLVSRVMKRNGLDHAAAKHRVELQIDIEQKRAMADFVIDNGGDLAALEAAVERFLKELEYEI
- the purM gene encoding phosphoribosylformylglycinamidine cyclo-ligase, whose amino-acid sequence is MISYKDAGVDIDAGNDFVNAIKPFVKATQTPHVLGGIGSFSGAVRLPAGYKKPAILGATDGVGTKLRLAIDARKFDGVGQDLVAMCVNDLICNFAEPLFFLDYYATAKLEIADAKEVVKSIAEGCKLARCALIGGETAEMPSMYEKGDFDLAGFAVGIAEEDEIDRSKFVREGDVLIALPSSGLHSNGFSLARKVIAELGLKFDDKIGDRALIDVLLRPTRIYVGEFLNLKDKIHALAHITGGGIVENLPRVFPEGLGAKIEHTAIRTPEIFKIIAQKVEPSEMMRTFNMGVGMIVVAPKENADFVLANTDGYVIGEIVKGGGVQLV
- a CDS encoding cupin domain-containing protein, which produces MQEKQVLVKKENLAVYDKVSDKIFAGGLPKVTLLFGATPYANAGAALVHFPRGVRTAWHTHPAGQNLIVTQGKIYTGTADGVVQIARAGDVVLCPPGVKHWHGAGLQEDGEHIAVTFEKDGKNVTWMEHLSQDEYKSLIEKADAKDAE
- a CDS encoding carboxymuconolactone decarboxylase family protein, translating into MVNFNELPRAAKLNGALSDKQLALVSMAAYAAAGDADKLKGALQNALKAGLSVSEIREALSHQSAYIGFPMGLNGLLVFNDFIKEREAAGIKDEADRDATPLADTDFYALGEQTQKYIFGSDYSGTVLFDAPAVDHGLKAYLFGYLFSRDNLGFLEREIITVSTLAALNGVNMQLKSHLGGARNLGVRDEQFERIFKILGECVGEAKAQNARGILKSL